The region ttaaatatttttgttctccgtttaattatattctataacgtttaaatatatagtttttatagtttaaaaatgaatgatctcatttgaaattgtttggttttacatatgttagtttctgagatggttcgtgaatctttgaagaagaaatatttgttggcgccaaccgagcggatggatgccattgctccgggaaccacttgctcgaaggtcGGGGATGAGAGGCGGCCCTCTATCGTCGTGTGACTgggcgccgttctcctacttccgacccacgCAGCGCCGCGATTCCtcggccggagaagccctccccctaCCCGCGATTAcgacaaccccctaccacgacaacgacggtcccccgaccatggcggccctCCGGACGTGGCGTCCCACCggtgacattgggcgaagatgtcaccgcaactcttatcgcGAGCATGCCGAGATATTGATGATCGAAGTTTCCCGGCATGTCGCTCGTGTGGAGGCGCTGGAAGGGACGTTCATGGCCAAtctgcgccatccctcgaaaagaaCTGAAGCACggggacgagcgaggcgtcgaaTTTGACGGCgagcgacatcatcgggaaggtcgtttccaaaggcggccacattcgaagagacttgcgaaaaagaggagaacaatcgcctctgtctccacgccggtgacgatgaaacaatagcaacaccatcggcggtcgATCGTCATTCTTGAGtcatcgccgttgatgacatggccgtgacggtggaggacatcgtagatgatgtggccgttgcagtggttgagaaggtcgttgactctcttctcgatgaaatcgtcgaccggTGGGAACCCAGCTCCCAATGATCTTTGTTGTCGTGGcgacggttgagaagatcgtcgaatccgttgccGTGGTCGTGGCCGATGCTGATGACCAGcgaggacacaatcccaccacaacaagaaccatgtaaggaagtgaTACGCGGTTGATCTTTCGTCGCCCGTCGTCCCGCGTCGAAGGAAGATCgtgatgaagaccccgaccgagcagcgagagagatgatcaaggcccgatcaaaaattggaccgggacggctcggaaagctttttattcgaagaagaagaaatgggttggctcgagtcgtcttaacaaatctgagcgaggagttgatgaggatcttcctcaagctgctctatggacgggtaagtgtaacgtttttatgatattgtttaaagggtttcttatagtgtttaactattacctaatagtgtttaataccattatgttatcatttaagttttagccttaccgtttaattatatataatatcatgtaacaattgataatatcattttaaatatttacaatatggtcttctaatatccattatcgtttaacctcgagcatcgtcgtgtggaagaatgactgtcATTTCACCACCTGACGAGGTTATACATGCTTgaagggaaggagatggtcgctgatgatgtgatgggcgctttcgtatgcataatacaaaaagtcgtgagcaaagagccatatccttacaagaagcgcctccatcatCGAACCGCTTGctgctgtttatgtcaaagcggggacgacgcacatgacacgattatggctatgatcggggatgctttGTCGcaactcgcatgaagttcaaattgtcatcctcccgataatcatgaatggccacttccatgtcgtcgtcatggacaatgataaacaagaatacaggcattattcttcatgtccggggtacgataaggacgcgttggacatggtaagttctttaattatgtccgattaatatctgtttggtatttaaatcgggtattctaatctcgacttgcatatctcgacagtggaatctattcgacctttgtgtcgatatggagttaagcgaGTCGGCGGCAACAAAGTACCGCTCGTGCGCGACacgaaaccccacgccaaaaacaaggaagcgtcgattgcgccgtctacgtcatcgcggtttatcgagcaattctCGTGGGGTGAGAAGTTCACGGCTACTGCAGcagggcgttccttacctcggattacggtatgttacccgcatacttaaggagggaggcagcggcgtccatgacaaaggggtaCGTCCTAGCGGgttaaatttgcatttttgaataacatgtcttgtatatcgatcgtcgattttgttttcaaatgtaaatctggacaaattcaattcattgtttttcgtgttcgaagaacatgacttgtatatcttaatgtaaatttttgtttgttttgaattgtaaaagcgggttaaattccattcggttttatttcattgtttaatttacgttgtaattgtgtacatttcactttcattgtttaaatatagtatatatcgtttaaacatcagttttaaatatttcaaattacggtgtacccgtttaaaataacactttctctgtttaaataaatgcactcattgtttaactaaatatggaaagttgcccatcaatacacaattcaattcattgtttttttgtttttcgaagaacatgacttgtatatctcaatgtaaattttgttttatttccaaTTGTAAAGGCggggttaaatttcattcgagtttcatttcattgtttaatttacgttgtagttgtgtacatttccgtttcattgtttaaatataccatatatcgttttaaacatcggttgaaatatttcaaattacaggtgtatccgtttaaaaataacaatgtctccgtgtaaatacattcaattcgttgtaaatacacaatgtttccactatcatcgtcggtttattaacaatgcctagtcggcgacagtttcattgcaagatcgtcgattgtgaccgggATCCTTGGCGGTGGCTAcaatgtaacttcgcggacatcaaagcgcttgcgactcgatcctctttcgtctaggccgcccggtGCCTTCTAGTCACGAGCGGTCGcataagcgaagctcacgatttccgtcccgAAGGCTCGtcgtcgtcgggtatggggaatatagcttccttgtatgccagtttgtaattgtcgacggtgaagtacccgctaataaatcgatgtacgttggtgtctgtctgcattattgtcatcgttcgaatgaaagttctcaactcaacatgagtctacgtgtaagcgtcaagctttttttatgtttaagcagatacatatagtgtttaaaaataacggttaagctgtttaactaaaagtctatatcatgtaaataatatgttattgtttaaattgaatgcttttcatcgACATCagcgttgctagatgggtacctctgagtcatttgtttaaacatatttacgtattttcttaaacaccgttgtcattgtttaaagagtaacttgagtattgtttaactttttctattgtttacaatgagcgtttttgtttcccacattgtttttttactaggtctctgtttaaatttcgaagttcacgaTCAAATCACGATTGTttcgtttttatttataaaagatttacaacatttacaacatttacaaagatttacaacatttacaacatttacaacgtccgctcggactttggacactcacgactcgaccctcgtatagctGAAACAAGTGTacgtacattcgaatgctcgcagcggttgcataacaagcgcatcaacttgaacaccgCAAaagcgtacaacattaaaaaaaggttaaacaacacacattcatgaaaagcgactattaatcaatgtgtcatggtaggacttaagcgacgatcacgatagttaaacacgagcgtaTGAGTTGTACAGCTGGCGTCATTTTCTTAAGCGTTAACgaaagtctcaagtggtaaatgtcaacccgtcttaaaggatgtttcatgatctccctcctctagagaatcctccgcaatcacgcaatacgtgaaaaactttcttttcttacccaagtcgaaaatgctctcttaattgctttcccgtcaTCCACATCTGGAGAATCCTGCGattcgaggcgattatgagagGATTTCGAGCAagcgaaaaagatagtttaactagttcggtgattacggctagtgattctcaagataagggaagaaggctcacgaaacatccttttcggatagagtggttgtccatgggaagaggaggaagaggaggaggaggaggaggaggatgatgagggacggcgagggagtggttgtccatggggagggttcttcacggttatttatggtgtgaagtccacaggCGGTGACTCTTCGTGATccagaaaaaaagttaagcgACGAGTGGCCGACATTGGTCGATGAGAGCGAGCGTGTGTTCGgaaatttatgttaccgtgcataagaattaatgccgtcattaattcttcatGCATGGGATACTCTAACTCTCTGCCACCTGCCacgtgccacatgccaacaattcggatcaaagcgaaaaagatcaccgtttctgcagagacttttgagaatttacacgtttatgaatagttatacatgtaaagataatgttaaagcggagatgggaagtattaaagcggatatgacaattattaaacatattagtaaaaatagttaaagcggataatagcaaatagttaaacattatttaaaaatatacaaatagataaccataaagcgagaagaactttacagtGAAATGAACTCAGTCGTAATTCTTTCGTTCTTCTacgtcgtaatacaactttacaaccataagcgagaaggcgacaatggcacatgctcgcctcgacgataaaatcgactacgactcgtttgaagatgaagtgcacttgaccaatccgatggaaatcaatttcatttttacgttagaaaccgatttatatatttcgggtatgataatgaggagaacaacaagatgtaatgcaactccttggcattgtctatcgaaaccaagcgaAAGCCCTGCAAAAGGTTGAGCagtgatgtgatttggcgctttcgctttcccaccatttttcggggccaaaaatgggatttcacaacatgggacccatttgaagtgagcagtgggggtaaaagggaagttaaacactatggAAGGGTCATCAGtggtgtgtaaaaagtaggaggggtttttttgggaagtttttgaaaattacgatgggtgagCATGTAATTTTCccttgttattaatattaataaattataattattattttgaaaaaaaataaattttaaattttaaatcatttaatttgatcGATATTGATGAAGCGAAACTATGGTtacatcaattaaaattttttctttcctacttaatatttttttaaaaaaattcctaatcATAAATTTTGGTCTGACAATTAAAAaccccaaaataaataaataaataaaagaaatagaggAGAATATTTTGGACTCTCGGACAAAAACAAGAGCAATTATAGTTTTCGTACTTCTCGAGAAAACATCGAAACAAAACTACAAAACGCATGCGCCCATCGATTCGTCAAAAGTGGAAACAGTCGCCTTCGCTTCAAGATCTCCGCCGAATTTGCAAACCAAGGCGATACCACGAAGCTCGAGGACAAGCACGCCATGAATCCCTTCATACCTTCGATCTCCAACTCCGTCCCTTCTTCTCCTAATCCTCTCTCCATGTCTtcctctcttcctttttttctccgGCTCGCTCCTCTCCGTCAATCTATCATCAGATCCACGATCCCAAATCACACTAGGGCGCCAGCATACTCTTGGTTCTCCAAGGTACAGCCGTTGCGTTTTTCTCCAGCTTGATctcttgattgatttttttctttttttggtgtttCTAGCCATCCGGATTGCGCATTGATCGGCGGGGATGTACTTCGAGCGGTTTCCCCATCCGCGTCTCCGCCATGGACGACGTATGTCTTTTTAATGATGAAATGAGGTTcctttgttgataatcttgtgaagtctttaatttttcttgtgtatttttttttaaaaaaaatgatagg is a window of Dioscorea cayenensis subsp. rotundata cultivar TDr96_F1 chromosome 5, TDr96_F1_v2_PseudoChromosome.rev07_lg8_w22 25.fasta, whole genome shotgun sequence DNA encoding:
- the LOC120262067 gene encoding uncharacterized protein LOC120262067, producing the protein MNPFIPSISNSVPSSPNPLSMSSSLPFFLRLAPLRQSIIRSTIPNHTRAPAYSWFSKPSGLRIDRRGCTSSGFPIRVSAMDDDPMDVYSIFDENDVVSGMNSSYMMSSSEGEDSDSDPFLDPNRDVDLPPRKDQKDIPDAALTMAAHRFASINRGHRKRR